The Alphaproteobacteria bacterium genome contains a region encoding:
- a CDS encoding di-trans,poly-cis-decaprenylcistransferase, translated as MQSTLGKQDGGLHVAIIMDGNGRWAERRDLPRAAGHREGIEAVRRVVEAAPNLGISALTLFAFSSDNWRRPPLEVEVLMLLLRRYLRRDVQRLVDEGVRLKVIGRRDRLPAGLADHIAAAEHATARNFRLDLTVAIDYSARDAIANAATVWLGDHSPERPVFTRLLARLGHGSGRDVDLLIRTGGEKRLSDFLLWECAYAELLFSETMWPDFGAEHLRAALTDFRSRERRFGGLLVAAE; from the coding sequence ATGCAAAGTACTCTCGGAAAACAAGATGGCGGCCTGCACGTTGCGATCATCATGGACGGCAACGGCCGCTGGGCCGAGCGGCGCGATCTGCCCCGTGCCGCGGGCCACCGCGAGGGGATCGAGGCGGTGCGCCGCGTCGTCGAGGCGGCGCCCAACCTCGGCATCTCGGCGCTGACCCTGTTCGCATTCTCCTCCGACAACTGGCGACGGCCGCCGCTCGAGGTCGAGGTGCTGATGCTGCTGTTGCGCAGATACCTGCGCCGCGACGTGCAGCGCCTTGTCGATGAGGGCGTGCGATTGAAAGTGATCGGCCGGCGCGACCGTCTCCCGGCGGGGCTGGCTGATCATATCGCGGCAGCCGAACACGCGACCGCACGCAACTTCCGTCTCGATCTCACCGTGGCAATCGACTATTCGGCGCGCGACGCGATCGCGAATGCCGCGACCGTCTGGCTCGGCGATCATTCGCCGGAGCGCCCCGTGTTCACGCGGCTGCTCGCGCGGCTCGGCCACGGCAGCGGCCGCGACGTCGATCTCTTGATCCGCACCGGCGGCGAGAAGCGCCTCTCCGATTTCCTGCTTTGGGAGTGCGCCTACGCGGAGCTGTTGTTCAGCGAAACGATGTGGCCGGACTTCGGCGCCGAACACCTCCGCGCCGCGCTCACCGACTTTCGGAGCCGCGAGCGCCGCTTCGGCGGCCTGCTCGTCGCGGCGGAATGA
- the creD gene encoding cell envelope integrity protein CreD, whose product MTDTAQDPFATPPEATPTEALPAAPPRAAADYASLSLHKVLLVAGLAIATILPNMFISNLIEEREQRETGVRADFTRNWGPEQNLYTPVLVIPYQVNERPRQYIKIASTQLNLAANLAPQERKRGLFHATVYDAKLDMSGSFAVPSEAHLRSFLTAQDGRFMWNESEIMFGTASRLAGLRSTDNIVIDGVEASWRPCIESIRQEQVCSGAAMVLAHVPTVIPTLGTRVSFKSVLTLRGTSSLGVQHAGKDLAATFRSSWPSPSFNGNTLPVDSTVTPEGFEAKWEATEFGSPRISVSSVLVDQPMWRSTTIGVDLIEATPIYRMINRVAKYGLLFIVLSFATYFFFEVLSRLRIHVLQYGMLGLSLSLFSLLLLSLAEPIGYTNGYLVAAGLVLLQSTLYTAAVARRFVPTFLFALMLASLFAFIYVLLGLETYSLLIGALALFAVVSALMVLTQMLNLPGRLTSAPA is encoded by the coding sequence ATGACCGATACGGCACAAGATCCGTTCGCCACGCCACCCGAGGCTACGCCGACCGAGGCGCTGCCAGCCGCACCGCCACGCGCCGCGGCCGACTACGCGTCGCTCTCGCTTCACAAGGTCCTGCTCGTCGCAGGTCTGGCGATCGCAACCATCCTGCCGAACATGTTCATCTCGAACCTGATCGAGGAGCGCGAGCAGCGCGAGACGGGTGTGCGGGCGGACTTCACGCGCAACTGGGGTCCGGAGCAGAATCTGTACACGCCGGTGCTGGTCATTCCGTATCAGGTCAATGAACGGCCGCGCCAATACATCAAGATTGCGTCCACGCAGCTCAATCTCGCCGCCAATCTTGCGCCGCAGGAGCGCAAGCGCGGGCTGTTCCACGCCACCGTCTACGACGCCAAGCTCGACATGAGCGGCAGCTTCGCCGTTCCGTCCGAAGCGCACTTGCGCTCGTTCCTGACCGCGCAGGACGGCCGCTTCATGTGGAATGAAAGCGAGATCATGTTCGGCACGGCGTCCCGGCTTGCCGGATTGCGCTCGACCGACAACATCGTGATCGATGGTGTCGAGGCATCGTGGCGGCCCTGCATCGAGTCGATTCGCCAGGAGCAGGTCTGCAGCGGTGCCGCAATGGTTCTGGCCCATGTACCCACCGTGATCCCGACGCTTGGTACGCGCGTGTCGTTCAAATCGGTGCTGACGTTGCGCGGAACCAGCTCGCTCGGCGTTCAACATGCCGGCAAGGATCTCGCGGCGACGTTCCGTTCGTCCTGGCCGAGTCCGAGCTTCAACGGCAATACGCTGCCGGTGGACTCGACCGTGACGCCCGAGGGCTTCGAGGCGAAGTGGGAGGCGACCGAGTTTGGTTCACCGCGCATTTCGGTCTCCAGTGTCCTTGTCGACCAGCCGATGTGGAGGAGTACGACCATCGGCGTCGACCTGATCGAAGCAACGCCGATCTACCGCATGATCAATCGCGTCGCGAAGTACGGCCTCCTGTTCATTGTGCTGTCGTTTGCCACCTACTTCTTCTTCGAGGTGCTGTCGCGGCTGCGCATCCATGTCCTGCAGTACGGGATGCTCGGCCTCTCGCTCTCGCTGTTCTCGCTGTTGTTGCTCTCGCTTGCCGAGCCGATCGGCTACACCAATGGGTATCTCGTCGCCGCGGGACTCGTACTCCTGCAATCCACCCTTTATACGGCGGCGGTCGCGCGGCGCTTCGTGCCCACATTCCTGTTCGCCCTGATGCTCGCGAGCCTGTTCGCGTTCATCTACGTGCTGCTCGGTCTCGAGACCTACTCGCTGCTGATCGGCGCGCTCGCGCTGTTTGCGGTGGTCTCCGCCCTGATGGTGCTGACGCAGATGCTCAATCTGCCGGGGCGCCTCACCAGCGCGCCGGCGTGA
- a CDS encoding transporter substrate-binding domain-containing protein: protein MERTPFHAILLALVITAGTAQADDAAKKELTSTGKLRVGVVSAPKANVFFVVTDPGGKPRGVTADLGSELARTLDVPAEFTVAHNSGELTDALEKGQIDVAFLPVDEERKKRVAFGPNYVLFESTCLVLGSSSFQTNADLDRPGVKVAGEANTTTFRAATARLKNATVIAVPSVGEAIEMLRNGKVDAFALGREALVPYQAEIPGSRILEGYIHATGIAIAVQKSKPAALAYVSAYLKDAKASGLVRRTFDKAGETSAVAPAD, encoded by the coding sequence ATGGAACGCACTCCATTTCACGCCATCCTGCTCGCTCTCGTGATCACGGCGGGCACAGCGCAAGCCGACGATGCGGCCAAAAAAGAGCTGACCTCCACCGGCAAGCTGCGGGTCGGAGTCGTGTCCGCCCCGAAGGCGAATGTGTTTTTCGTCGTCACGGACCCCGGCGGCAAGCCACGTGGCGTCACCGCTGATCTCGGCAGCGAGCTTGCGCGCACGCTCGATGTGCCGGCGGAATTCACCGTGGCGCACAACTCCGGCGAACTGACCGACGCACTCGAGAAAGGGCAGATCGACGTCGCCTTCCTGCCGGTCGACGAGGAGCGCAAGAAGCGCGTCGCATTCGGGCCGAACTACGTGCTGTTCGAGAGCACGTGCCTGGTGCTGGGCAGTTCCAGCTTCCAGACCAACGCCGATCTCGACCGGCCCGGCGTAAAGGTCGCGGGCGAAGCCAACACGACCACCTTCCGCGCCGCCACAGCCAGACTCAAGAACGCCACCGTCATTGCGGTCCCCTCGGTCGGCGAAGCCATCGAGATGCTGCGCAACGGCAAGGTCGACGCGTTTGCGCTCGGGCGGGAGGCGCTCGTCCCCTATCAAGCGGAGATTCCAGGCTCGCGCATCCTCGAGGGCTATATCCACGCGACCGGCATCGCGATCGCGGTGCAGAAAAGCAAACCGGCGGCGCTTGCGTATGTGAGCGCCTACCTGAAGGACGCGAAAGCCTCGGGACTGGTCCGCCGCACTTTCGACAAGGCCGGCGAGACATCGGCGGTCGCACCCGCCGACTAG
- a CDS encoding amidohydrolase family protein, protein MMIDIYTHILPETFFGEMARVSPKLENIGARLRGVKKLFDLDLRFAEMDTLGDYRQVISLPNPPLEEIAQGQTAALLARVANDAMAELCGQHPQRFPAFVAAVSLDDVDAGLKEAERAIDTLGARGIQIFTNIAGHPLDEERFKPVFALMAARDLPIWLHPARSAAMPDYAAEQKSRFEMWWCFGWPYETSVAMARLVFSGVFDRHPALKIVTHHLGGGMIPFFDGRIGAGMEVLGSRTSDEDYSMVLKSLKRPHLDYFREFYADTALFGAGNGLICGLDFFGADRVVFSTDAPLGPIAKTIAAVEALDLEDGAHEKIMATNAARLMRMDFGSTN, encoded by the coding sequence ATGATGATCGACATCTACACGCACATCCTCCCGGAGACGTTCTTCGGCGAGATGGCGCGCGTCTCCCCAAAACTCGAAAACATCGGCGCGCGGCTGCGCGGCGTGAAGAAGCTGTTCGACCTCGACCTGCGCTTCGCCGAGATGGATACGCTCGGGGATTACCGCCAGGTGATCTCGCTCCCCAACCCCCCGCTGGAAGAAATCGCTCAAGGGCAGACGGCGGCGCTTCTTGCCCGCGTCGCGAACGACGCCATGGCCGAATTGTGCGGGCAACATCCACAGCGCTTTCCGGCGTTCGTCGCCGCGGTATCGCTCGATGACGTGGATGCGGGGCTGAAAGAGGCCGAGCGCGCGATCGACACACTCGGCGCACGCGGCATCCAGATCTTCACCAACATCGCCGGGCATCCGCTCGACGAAGAGCGCTTCAAGCCGGTGTTCGCCCTGATGGCCGCCCGCGACCTGCCGATCTGGTTGCATCCGGCGCGCTCCGCCGCGATGCCGGACTACGCGGCGGAGCAAAAATCGCGCTTCGAGATGTGGTGGTGCTTCGGCTGGCCCTACGAGACCAGCGTCGCGATGGCCCGGCTCGTGTTCTCCGGCGTTTTCGACCGGCATCCGGCTCTGAAGATCGTCACGCATCATCTCGGTGGCGGCATGATCCCGTTCTTCGACGGGCGCATCGGCGCCGGCATGGAGGTGCTCGGCTCGCGCACCTCGGACGAGGACTATTCGATGGTGCTCAAATCGCTGAAGCGCCCCCACCTCGACTATTTCCGCGAGTTCTATGCCGACACCGCGCTATTCGGGGCCGGCAACGGGCTTATCTGCGGACTCGATTTCTTCGGGGCCGACCGCGTGGTGTTTTCGACCGACGCGCCGCTGGGGCCCATTGCGAAGACCATCGCGGCGGTCGAGGCGCTCGACCTCGAGGATGGGGCGCATGAGAAGATCATGGCGACGAATGCCGCGAGGTTGATGAGGATGGATTTCGGTTCGACGAACTAG
- a CDS encoding tripartite tricarboxylate transporter substrate binding protein: MNRRTLVALCAFGMLALNTAPALAQTQTWPQRSVRFLVPLGPGSGVDITARVIADKLSAKWGKPVVVENKPGGDAILAITTFTGANDDHTLLMAPASTFTAHPYLHEKLPYDMKELVPIARVSNTVIGVGVPASLGVNSMAELLKRAKAEPGKLNMAATTGANDFVLAGFLKQENVDMARVPYRDTVQAINDLAEGRIQLYVGAYAILRPQVQAGKVKVIALMNNERAPMLPDVPTVREAGSPGLSMDGLVGLFGPKEMPKEVRDQIAADVIAVAGDPEVSGKISATGQIVHPDRADAFAKDIELQTKVVSDSAAAAGIKRMLQN; this comes from the coding sequence ATGAACCGGCGAACGCTGGTGGCGCTCTGCGCATTTGGCATGCTCGCGCTGAATACCGCACCCGCACTCGCACAGACCCAGACCTGGCCGCAGCGCAGCGTGCGCTTCCTCGTGCCGCTCGGACCGGGCTCAGGCGTCGACATCACGGCGCGCGTGATTGCTGACAAACTCTCCGCCAAGTGGGGCAAGCCCGTGGTGGTCGAGAACAAGCCGGGCGGCGATGCCATCCTCGCCATCACGACGTTCACCGGTGCAAACGACGATCACACGCTGTTGATGGCACCGGCCTCGACCTTCACGGCGCACCCTTATCTGCACGAGAAGCTGCCTTACGACATGAAGGAGCTCGTCCCCATCGCACGGGTCAGCAACACGGTGATCGGCGTCGGCGTGCCGGCCTCGCTCGGCGTCAACTCGATGGCGGAGCTGCTCAAGCGCGCGAAGGCGGAACCGGGGAAGCTCAACATGGCGGCTACGACCGGCGCGAACGATTTCGTCCTGGCGGGATTCCTCAAGCAGGAAAACGTCGACATGGCGCGCGTGCCTTATCGCGACACCGTACAGGCGATCAACGATCTCGCCGAAGGGCGCATTCAGCTCTACGTCGGCGCCTATGCGATCCTGCGGCCACAGGTGCAGGCCGGAAAGGTGAAGGTGATCGCGCTGATGAACAACGAGCGGGCGCCGATGCTTCCTGACGTTCCGACCGTGCGGGAAGCCGGGAGCCCGGGGCTTTCGATGGACGGCCTGGTCGGCCTGTTCGGCCCGAAGGAGATGCCCAAGGAGGTGCGCGACCAGATCGCGGCCGACGTGATCGCGGTGGCGGGCGATCCGGAAGTGTCGGGCAAGATCTCCGCGACCGGTCAGATCGTACACCCCGACAGGGCGGATGCGTTCGCCAAGGACATCGAGTTGCAGACGAAGGTCGTCTCCGACTCGGCGGCCGCGGCCGGCATCAAACGGATGCTGCAGAACTAG
- a CDS encoding FAD-dependent oxidoreductase, giving the protein MALSAAAQSILETRRAQMFPTLETSDIERMRRFGTACRYAAGEALVRVGEVSRGLFIILSGKVDVTQHDGAHQPRLIVAHEPGSFMGELATLSSRPALVDAHATEPVEALIVPPEKLRALLVAEAELGERIMRALILRRMGLLETGAGGPIIVGRAGSGDVLRLQGFLRRNGHPSQTLDSEQDSCGRTLVERFHVDPGQLPIVLCPGGELLRNPSEMELARCIGLVSAVDPDKLYDVAIVGAGPAGLATAVYAASEGLSVAVLDCRAFGGQAGASARIENYLGFPTGITGMALMGRAYNQAQKFGAELSIPLEVKRLAANGGGFSLALSCEESLKARAVVLACGAEYRRLDVANLDEFDSCVHYWASPLEAKLCGGQEVALVGAGNSAGQAAVYLASHVAKVWMIVRGRDLADSMSRYLVDRIAGQPNIEVVTQANITALEGRDGVLETIRWRNRSGVETERPLGHLFLLIGAAPNTKWLADSGVATDQKGFILTGADTGNGAKPLETSQPGVYAIGDVRFNSVKRVGAAIGEGAQVVAALHTYLAAR; this is encoded by the coding sequence ATGGCGCTATCGGCGGCGGCACAATCGATCCTGGAAACGCGTCGTGCCCAGATGTTTCCGACGCTGGAGACATCCGATATCGAGCGCATGCGCCGCTTCGGGACGGCTTGCCGCTATGCGGCGGGCGAAGCGCTGGTGCGAGTCGGCGAGGTCAGCCGCGGCCTTTTCATCATCCTGTCCGGCAAGGTCGACGTCACACAGCACGATGGCGCTCACCAGCCCCGGTTGATCGTCGCGCACGAGCCCGGCAGCTTCATGGGCGAGTTGGCGACCCTGTCCTCCCGACCGGCGCTGGTCGACGCGCATGCGACGGAGCCGGTCGAGGCGCTGATCGTTCCGCCCGAGAAGCTGCGCGCGCTGCTCGTCGCCGAAGCCGAGCTCGGCGAACGCATCATGCGCGCCTTGATCCTGCGCCGCATGGGCCTGCTCGAGACCGGCGCCGGCGGGCCGATCATCGTCGGGCGCGCCGGTAGCGGCGACGTCTTGCGGCTGCAGGGCTTCCTGCGCCGCAATGGCCATCCGTCCCAGACGCTCGATTCCGAGCAGGACTCCTGCGGCCGCACGCTGGTCGAGCGTTTCCATGTCGATCCGGGCCAGCTGCCGATCGTGCTCTGCCCGGGCGGGGAGCTCCTGCGCAATCCGAGCGAGATGGAGCTTGCGCGCTGCATCGGGCTCGTCAGCGCGGTCGATCCCGACAAGCTTTACGACGTTGCGATCGTCGGCGCCGGCCCGGCCGGCCTTGCCACCGCGGTCTATGCGGCGTCCGAAGGCTTGTCCGTCGCCGTACTCGACTGCCGCGCGTTCGGCGGACAAGCCGGTGCGTCGGCGCGGATCGAAAACTACCTCGGCTTTCCGACCGGCATCACCGGCATGGCGCTGATGGGACGCGCCTACAATCAGGCGCAGAAGTTCGGCGCCGAACTCTCGATTCCGCTCGAGGTGAAACGCCTCGCGGCGAATGGCGGCGGCTTTTCGCTTGCGCTCTCGTGCGAGGAGAGCCTGAAGGCGCGCGCGGTCGTGCTCGCGTGCGGCGCGGAATATCGCCGGCTCGATGTTGCGAACCTCGACGAATTCGATTCCTGCGTGCACTACTGGGCCTCGCCGCTCGAAGCAAAGCTCTGCGGCGGCCAGGAAGTCGCGCTCGTCGGCGCCGGCAATTCGGCCGGTCAGGCGGCGGTCTATCTCGCGAGCCACGTGGCGAAGGTGTGGATGATCGTGCGCGGGCGCGACCTCGCCGACAGTATGTCGCGCTATCTCGTCGACCGCATCGCCGGACAGCCCAATATCGAGGTGGTGACGCAGGCGAACATCACCGCGCTCGAGGGCCGGGACGGCGTTCTGGAGACGATCCGCTGGCGCAACAGGTCCGGCGTGGAGACAGAACGCCCGCTCGGCCACCTGTTCCTGCTGATCGGCGCGGCCCCCAACACGAAATGGCTCGCGGATTCGGGTGTGGCAACCGACCAGAAGGGCTTCATCCTCACCGGCGCAGACACCGGCAACGGCGCAAAGCCGCTCGAGACAAGCCAGCCCGGCGTCTACGCCATCGGTGACGTAAGGTTCAACTCGGTAAAGCGCGTCGGTGCCGCGATCGGCGAAGGTGCGCAGGTCGTCGCCGCGCTGCACACGTATCTCGCGGCGCGCTGA
- a CDS encoding extracellular solute-binding protein, with translation MTHSRRDALKASATLAASLVFAGPARAAAPPPTAITPELIEAARREGKVAFYSALDLPLSEKLAKGFEAKFPGIAARVERSGAERIFQRIGQEQASRINAADVAVSTDAAHFVAWKRSGWLASFVPQDVAQHYAADDRDPDGMYATLCLSLSGLGYNTSLVKPAEAPKSFADLLDPKWKGRIVKAHPGYSGTILTTTYALAKTLGWSFYEKLAAQRVMQVQSAGDPPKKLGLGERAVQADGVDAILDQLKEQGQPVEFVYAAEGTPLITTPGGIFRGAPNPNAARLFFSFLCTPDGQQIFVEANRHSPHPQVKPKPGRAPLSAVKLIRSDPAAVEAESEDVKARYAKLFRV, from the coding sequence ATGACCCATTCCAGGCGCGATGCACTGAAGGCTTCGGCAACGCTCGCGGCCAGCCTCGTCTTCGCCGGGCCTGCGCGAGCGGCCGCGCCGCCGCCGACCGCCATCACCCCTGAGCTGATCGAGGCAGCCCGCCGCGAGGGCAAGGTCGCGTTCTACTCGGCGCTCGATCTGCCACTCTCCGAGAAGCTCGCGAAGGGTTTCGAGGCGAAATTTCCCGGCATCGCGGCGCGCGTCGAGCGCTCGGGCGCCGAGCGCATCTTCCAGCGCATCGGCCAGGAGCAGGCGAGCCGCATCAATGCCGCCGACGTCGCGGTCTCGACCGACGCGGCGCATTTCGTCGCCTGGAAGCGCTCAGGCTGGCTTGCGTCATTCGTGCCGCAGGACGTGGCGCAGCACTATGCGGCCGACGATCGCGATCCGGACGGTATGTACGCAACGCTCTGCCTGTCGCTCAGCGGGCTCGGCTACAACACCAGCCTGGTCAAGCCCGCCGAGGCGCCGAAGAGCTTTGCCGACCTGCTCGATCCGAAGTGGAAAGGCCGCATCGTCAAGGCGCATCCCGGCTACAGCGGCACGATCCTGACCACGACCTATGCGCTCGCGAAGACACTCGGCTGGTCGTTCTACGAGAAGCTCGCCGCACAGCGCGTAATGCAGGTGCAGTCGGCCGGCGATCCGCCGAAGAAGCTCGGGCTCGGAGAGCGCGCCGTACAGGCCGACGGCGTCGACGCGATTCTCGATCAGCTCAAGGAGCAGGGCCAGCCGGTCGAATTCGTCTATGCGGCGGAGGGCACGCCGCTGATCACGACGCCGGGCGGCATCTTCCGCGGCGCGCCCAATCCGAATGCCGCTCGGCTTTTCTTCAGCTTCCTCTGCACGCCCGACGGGCAGCAGATCTTCGTCGAGGCGAACCGGCATTCGCCGCACCCCCAGGTGAAGCCGAAACCGGGGCGTGCGCCGCTCTCGGCCGTCAAGCTGATCCGCAGCGATCCCGCCGCGGTCGAAGCCGAAAGCGAAGACGTAAAGGCGCGTTACGCCAAGCTGTTCCGGGTGTGA
- a CDS encoding ionic transporter y4hA, whose translation MANAQTPWWAWAWPLLAWIVWMVSFLVHGSIVDAAAGVVLIATVFAAVYHAEVVAHRTGEPFGTLVLAIAVTVIEVALIVSVMVSAPAEKAGLARDTVFAAVMIVCNGIVGVCLLWGGVRHHEQGFQVHGASAALAVLAALTLLTLVLPNFSTTAPGPVFSMSQLVFAGAISLVLYGSFVFVQTVRHRDYFLPAEGPEGEAHAPLPSNTTAIISLVLLVLALIAIVGLAKSLTPAIDSAIARASAPKAVVGVVIAALVLLPESLAALRAARANRLQTSLNLALGSALASIGLTIPAVAAVSIVFQTPLELGLGLKDELLLALTLLVGVITLGTGRTTVLQGIVHLVIFAVFLFFAVVP comes from the coding sequence ATGGCGAACGCGCAAACACCCTGGTGGGCATGGGCATGGCCGCTGCTCGCCTGGATCGTCTGGATGGTGTCGTTTCTTGTCCACGGCAGCATCGTCGATGCCGCGGCTGGCGTGGTGCTGATCGCGACCGTGTTCGCGGCCGTCTACCACGCCGAGGTGGTTGCGCATCGCACCGGCGAGCCGTTCGGCACGCTCGTACTGGCGATCGCGGTGACGGTCATCGAGGTTGCGCTGATCGTCTCGGTCATGGTCTCCGCGCCCGCCGAAAAGGCCGGGCTCGCGCGCGACACGGTGTTCGCCGCGGTCATGATCGTGTGCAACGGCATCGTCGGCGTTTGCCTGCTCTGGGGCGGCGTGCGCCATCACGAGCAAGGATTCCAGGTTCACGGCGCAAGCGCGGCGCTCGCCGTGCTCGCGGCGCTCACCCTGCTCACGCTGGTCTTGCCCAACTTCTCGACCACTGCGCCCGGCCCCGTGTTCAGCATGTCGCAGCTCGTGTTCGCGGGCGCCATCTCGCTTGTGCTCTACGGCTCGTTCGTGTTCGTGCAAACGGTGCGCCACCGCGACTACTTTCTTCCTGCCGAGGGCCCGGAAGGGGAAGCGCACGCGCCGCTCCCATCCAACACGACGGCCATCATCAGCCTCGTGTTACTGGTTCTCGCCCTGATCGCGATTGTCGGCCTCGCCAAGTCTCTCACTCCGGCGATAGACAGCGCGATCGCACGCGCAAGCGCACCCAAGGCGGTCGTGGGCGTCGTCATCGCGGCGCTGGTGCTGTTGCCGGAAAGCCTGGCGGCGCTGCGCGCCGCGCGCGCCAACCGGCTGCAGACCAGTCTGAACCTGGCGCTCGGTTCGGCGCTGGCCTCTATCGGCCTGACGATCCCGGCGGTCGCGGCCGTCTCGATCGTGTTCCAGACGCCGCTCGAACTCGGGCTGGGCCTGAAGGATGAGCTACTGCTCGCGCTCACGCTGCTTGTCGGCGTGATCACGCTCGGCACCGGGCGCACCACCGTGCTGCAGGGCATCGTGCACCTGGTGATCTTCGCGGTGTTCCTGTTCTTCGCCGTGGTGCCGTGA
- a CDS encoding GNAT family N-acetyltransferase: protein MPLTVRPVTRADYDRWLSLWEGYNAFYKRVGPTAVPIEVTNLTWQRFFDGYEPMHALVAEQDGRLVGLVHYLFHRNTTMIGPVCYLQDLFTAPETRGKGVGKALIEAVYEKAKAQGSPRVYWHTHETNKTAMRLYDYVATHSGFVVYRKDIG from the coding sequence ATGCCGCTTACCGTCCGCCCCGTCACGCGCGCCGACTACGATCGGTGGCTTTCGCTGTGGGAGGGCTACAACGCCTTCTACAAGCGCGTCGGGCCGACCGCGGTGCCGATCGAGGTGACGAACCTCACGTGGCAGCGCTTCTTCGACGGCTACGAGCCGATGCATGCGCTGGTGGCCGAACAGGACGGCAGACTCGTCGGCCTCGTGCATTACCTCTTTCATCGCAACACCACGATGATCGGGCCGGTGTGCTACCTGCAGGATCTGTTCACCGCGCCCGAAACCCGCGGCAAGGGCGTCGGCAAGGCGCTGATCGAGGCGGTGTACGAAAAGGCGAAAGCCCAAGGCTCGCCGCGCGTCTACTGGCACACGCACGAAACCAACAAGACCGCGATGCGCCTCTATGACTATGTCGCGACGCATTCGGGCTTCGTGGTATACCGCAAGGACATCGGCTGA
- a CDS encoding alpha/beta hydrolase — MSGPQSGSFVSQSLRLHYADWGNADAPPILLVHGGRDHCRSWDAIARVLQPHFHVLAPDLRGHGDSDWTKGGSYALTEYVYDLSRLVRHIAARQVTIVGHSMGGMVGLIYAGTFPDEVAALVVLDGVTVMPDEKIAPACERIAKYVGQLDKLEDREPRRYSTIEEAAAQMRAHNKRLPPELALHLAAFGAKRNADHTYSWKFDPYQRARAPHRLSGDDHVSLWSRITCPVLLLHAAESFLQSSQTARLADHFQNARSETISDAGHWLHHDKPDEVLAAIRTFLGLGEA; from the coding sequence ATGTCCGGTCCGCAAAGCGGCTCCTTCGTCTCGCAAAGCCTGCGGCTGCATTACGCCGACTGGGGCAACGCGGATGCCCCGCCGATCCTCCTGGTTCATGGCGGGCGCGATCATTGCCGCAGCTGGGACGCAATCGCCCGCGTGTTGCAGCCGCATTTTCATGTCCTGGCGCCCGACCTTCGCGGGCACGGCGATTCCGACTGGACCAAGGGCGGCAGCTACGCGCTGACCGAATATGTCTACGACCTGTCGCGTCTCGTGCGGCACATCGCGGCGCGGCAGGTAACGATCGTCGGCCATTCGATGGGCGGGATGGTCGGGCTCATCTATGCGGGCACGTTCCCGGACGAGGTTGCGGCGCTGGTCGTTCTCGATGGCGTCACGGTCATGCCGGATGAAAAGATTGCGCCAGCCTGCGAGCGGATAGCGAAATACGTCGGCCAGCTCGACAAACTGGAGGATCGCGAACCGCGCCGCTATTCGACCATCGAGGAGGCGGCCGCGCAAATGCGCGCGCACAACAAGCGGCTGCCTCCCGAGCTCGCGCTGCATCTTGCGGCGTTCGGCGCGAAGCGAAACGCAGACCACACCTACAGCTGGAAGTTCGATCCCTACCAGCGCGCGCGGGCGCCCCACCGGCTCTCGGGCGACGACCACGTGTCGCTTTGGTCGCGCATCACCTGCCCGGTATTGCTGCTGCACGCAGCGGAGAGCTTCCTGCAAAGCTCGCAAACGGCGAGGCTGGCAGACCATTTCCAGAACGCCCGCAGCGAAACGATATCCGACGCCGGGCACTGGCTGCATCACGACAAGCCGGACGAGGTGCTTGCCGCGATCCGGACGTTCCTCGGACTGGGCGAGGCCTGA